One window of Trifolium pratense cultivar HEN17-A07 linkage group LG5, ARS_RC_1.1, whole genome shotgun sequence genomic DNA carries:
- the LOC123886248 gene encoding uncharacterized protein LOC123886248, translating into MDINRQNNIRYREIFQLCHELKTKKFDAYFDNHEGDFQKRWNTWKDEQSISSINKVDNKVHRLRVYSVGWGATVITDKTQLWNMVKREILSQRTTRNIQNVAASISNHSHKSFKLKQDISILQVF; encoded by the exons ATGGACATAAACAGACAGA ACAACATACGTTACCGCGAGATCTTCCAACTTTGTCATGagttaaaaaccaaaaaatttgaCGCATATTTCGATAACCAT GAGGGAGACTTTCAAAAGAGATGGAACACATGGAAGGATGAGCAATCAATATCATCTATCAACAAAGTTGATAATAAG GTTCATCGTCTAAGAGTTTACTCTGTTGGGTGGGGTGCCACAGTAATAACAGATAAAACACAACTGTGGAACATGGTGAAAAGAGAAATATTATCTCAAAGGACGACTAG gAATATCCAAAATGTTGCAGCAAGTATTAGTAACCATTCACACAAATCTTTTAAATTAAAGCAAGACATCTCCATTCTTCAggttttttaa